Part of the Candidatus Vogelbacteria bacterium genome, AATTCTTAATAGCCCGCCCGCCCTTACGAAACAAAGTAATCTTTTTATTAGCCTCACTGCTTAGAGTCTCAATCAAGGCGTCTTTAACCATATCGATCGCGGCATACATATCTTCATCAGTCACCTCTTCTCGTACCAGTTTAGTACCAGCTCTAGTGAGATTTATTTCAGCTCGGAAAATATCACCTGATTTATGGTGGTTGGAGACCTTGCTAATCTCCACCTCGGCAATCGCGCTAGCATCATTAGGATTAACAAACTTTTCTAAATAGCCCACTTTATTTTCCACATACTGACGTAAAGCCCCAGTCAACTCCATTCCTGTCGCCTTGATATTTAAACGCATAATAAGATATTAATTAGGCTAATAAATAACGACTTTTTATTTCTCTCTTACATTATAACCCCGACTTAGTCAGTTTCAAACCTTGACCTCTAACATCTTATTTGGTCTATGGTGACCAGAGATGATTTTGACTTGTTTCGGTAAAACTTGATAGTACTCAGCCACCATAACCACAACTCTTAGGTTGGCTAGGTTATTTTCAGCTGGCTCTTTAACCGACAAAACTAGACTATCCGGTTGGAGGATAGCTAGTTTTTGTCGATGAGACCCTGGTATAACTTTAACCTTAACAAACAAAGTGTTAGATAGTTT contains:
- a CDS encoding DUF167 family protein, whose product is MKLSNTLFVKVKVIPGSHRQKLAILQPDSLVLSVKEPAENNLANLRVVVMVAEYYQVLPKQVKIISGHHRPNKMLEVKV
- the raiA gene encoding ribosome-associated translation inhibitor RaiA, which codes for MRLNIKATGMELTGALRQYVENKVGYLEKFVNPNDASAIAEVEISKVSNHHKSGDIFRAEINLTRAGTKLVREEVTDEDMYAAIDMVKDALIETLSSEANKKITLFRKGGRAIKNLIKGWKSN